In the genome of Granulibacter bethesdensis CGDNIH1, one region contains:
- the hpnE gene encoding hydroxysqualene dehydroxylase HpnE: MFHIVGGGLAGLSAALDLAEGGQRVTLYESSRQAGGRCRSYFDKELGCRIDNGNHLLLSGNRAAHGFLQRIGASDSLSGPGKPLFPFADLTDGSFWSVQPGLGRLPLWLLKRQARVAGTKARDYLSLLRILRAKKEATVQDLALPEPLFRRLLEPLAVSALNTRPHEASASLFGAIIHETLAEGGSACIPAIPREGMSESFVDPALSRLSALGAEIRLGHRIASLTIENGRVATLGDIRLGPADKVILAVPAWVAADLLPGLTVPDQHEAIINLHFRTPHASSTHPDFIQAGFIGVVGGTAEWIFRRPEVLSVTISAANHLLDDPDVPERVWDDIRRATGQQGQMPKLRIVREKRATFLASPAQNARRPQADFMLQCGITNLALAGDWTATGLPATIEGAIRSGSIAVKMLLPG, encoded by the coding sequence ATGTTCCATATTGTCGGCGGGGGTCTGGCCGGACTGTCCGCAGCCCTTGACCTCGCCGAGGGCGGTCAACGTGTCACGCTGTATGAATCAAGTCGTCAGGCAGGCGGCCGCTGCCGCTCCTATTTCGACAAGGAGCTTGGGTGCAGGATCGACAATGGCAACCATCTCCTGCTGTCCGGCAACCGGGCGGCGCATGGTTTCCTGCAACGGATCGGCGCGAGTGACAGTCTCAGCGGGCCGGGGAAACCCCTGTTTCCCTTTGCCGATCTCACCGATGGATCATTCTGGAGCGTGCAGCCAGGTCTTGGCCGCCTGCCGCTATGGCTGCTGAAGCGTCAAGCCCGTGTCGCGGGCACAAAGGCACGAGACTATCTCTCCCTGCTGCGCATCCTGCGGGCGAAGAAAGAAGCAACAGTGCAGGATCTGGCCCTGCCGGAACCTCTGTTTCGGCGGTTGCTGGAGCCTCTTGCGGTGTCTGCGCTGAATACCCGCCCGCATGAAGCCAGTGCCAGCCTGTTCGGAGCCATCATCCACGAAACCCTCGCTGAAGGAGGGTCCGCCTGTATTCCCGCCATTCCGCGGGAAGGCATGTCGGAAAGTTTCGTTGATCCCGCGCTGAGCCGTCTGTCCGCCTTGGGGGCGGAAATCCGGTTGGGCCACCGCATCGCATCCCTCACTATCGAGAACGGGCGCGTCGCCACGCTGGGGGATATCAGGCTGGGACCGGCCGACAAGGTCATCCTCGCTGTTCCGGCCTGGGTGGCTGCCGATTTGCTGCCTGGTCTGACCGTGCCGGATCAGCATGAAGCCATCATCAATCTGCATTTCCGCACGCCACACGCTTCCTCCACACATCCCGATTTCATCCAGGCGGGCTTCATTGGCGTGGTCGGCGGCACGGCAGAATGGATTTTCCGACGGCCCGAGGTGCTCTCCGTCACCATCAGCGCCGCCAATCATCTGTTGGACGATCCGGACGTACCAGAGCGCGTCTGGGACGACATCCGGCGCGCCACCGGTCAGCAGGGACAGATGCCCAAACTCCGCATTGTACGGGAAAAACGAGCCACTTTCCTTGCCTCCCCCGCACAGAATGCCCGACGCCCTCAAGCCGACTTCATGTTGCAATGCGGCATCACCAATCTGGCTCTCGCAGGGGACTGGACCGCAACCGGCTTGCCTGCAACAATCGAAGGTGCGATCAGGTCCGGTTCGATAGCTGTCAAAATGCTACTACCGGGCTGA
- the shc gene encoding squalene--hopene cyclase, giving the protein MPKDIPADLASEAISGDMLEQAVLRASMALHRKQQTDGHWVFELEADATIPAEYVLLEHFLDRIDDDLERKIGVYLRRIQGDHGGWPLFHEGAFNLSASVKAYYALKAIGDDPDAPHMRRAREAILAAGGAERSNVFTRIQLALFGQIPWRGVPVMPAELMIAPKWFPINMWKVSYWSRTVIAPLLVLMDRKPKARNPRNVHVRELFLHDPDRIRDWIRGPFRSGWGHFFKYLDSVLRVVEPVALKPMRPRSIRLAVDFVRERLNGEDGLGAIYPAMANSVMMYDVLGYSPDHPEAAIAWESVRKLLVIKEDEAYCQPCLSPIWDTGLSGHAMAEAEGAVSPGVAAACDWLRNRQITDVVGDWAEIRPGVQPGGWAFQYNNAHYPDVDDTAVVAMLLHRQGDPAHEESIRKAREWIIGLQCRDGGWGAFDADNDKDYLNHIPFADHGALLDPPTADVTARCISFLAQLGNPEDKPVIDRAMAWLRKEQEADGSWFGRWGTNYIYGTWSVLCAMNVAGMPHDDPAIRRAVNFLVATQREDGGWGEDEETYDPASGAQPGRYKESTPSQTAWALIGLMAAGEAEHEATRRGIAYLQATQKPDGEWDEAAYTAVGFPRVFYLKYHGYRQFFPLMALSRYKNLRSSNMKKVSFGF; this is encoded by the coding sequence ATGCCAAAAGACATCCCTGCCGATCTGGCTTCTGAAGCCATCTCTGGCGATATGCTGGAACAGGCCGTGCTGCGCGCCAGCATGGCTCTGCACCGGAAACAGCAGACGGACGGGCATTGGGTTTTCGAGCTGGAGGCCGATGCCACCATTCCGGCGGAATATGTGCTGCTCGAACATTTTCTGGATCGGATCGACGACGATCTGGAGCGCAAGATCGGCGTCTATCTGCGGCGAATTCAGGGCGACCATGGCGGCTGGCCGCTGTTTCACGAAGGTGCTTTCAACCTTTCCGCCAGCGTCAAGGCGTACTACGCACTGAAAGCGATTGGGGACGATCCGGATGCGCCGCATATGCGCCGCGCCCGCGAAGCCATCCTGGCCGCAGGCGGGGCAGAGCGCAGCAATGTCTTCACCCGCATTCAACTGGCGCTGTTCGGGCAGATTCCCTGGCGCGGCGTACCGGTCATGCCGGCTGAGCTGATGATCGCGCCCAAATGGTTTCCCATCAACATGTGGAAAGTCAGCTACTGGTCGCGCACCGTGATCGCACCGCTGCTGGTACTGATGGACCGCAAGCCGAAAGCACGCAATCCGCGCAACGTGCATGTGCGGGAGCTGTTCCTGCATGATCCCGACCGGATCAGGGACTGGATCCGTGGTCCATTCCGCTCCGGCTGGGGACATTTTTTCAAATATCTGGACAGCGTGCTGCGTGTTGTGGAGCCGGTGGCGCTGAAGCCCATGCGCCCGCGCAGCATCCGTCTGGCCGTGGATTTCGTGCGGGAGCGCCTGAATGGTGAGGACGGGCTGGGCGCAATTTATCCCGCCATGGCGAATAGCGTGATGATGTACGATGTGCTGGGCTACAGCCCCGATCATCCGGAGGCCGCGATTGCATGGGAAAGCGTCCGCAAGCTGCTGGTCATCAAGGAGGATGAGGCCTATTGCCAGCCCTGCCTCTCCCCCATCTGGGATACCGGCCTGTCGGGCCATGCCATGGCCGAAGCTGAGGGCGCTGTTTCCCCGGGTGTGGCAGCCGCCTGCGACTGGCTGCGGAACCGTCAGATCACCGATGTGGTCGGCGACTGGGCTGAAATCCGTCCCGGTGTCCAGCCAGGTGGCTGGGCCTTCCAGTACAATAATGCCCATTACCCGGATGTGGACGATACCGCGGTCGTGGCCATGCTGCTGCACCGGCAGGGTGACCCGGCCCATGAGGAGAGCATCCGGAAAGCACGTGAGTGGATCATCGGGCTGCAATGCCGCGACGGCGGCTGGGGGGCGTTCGATGCCGATAATGACAAGGATTATCTGAACCACATCCCCTTCGCCGATCATGGTGCGTTGCTGGATCCGCCGACCGCCGATGTGACGGCACGCTGTATCTCCTTCCTCGCCCAGCTGGGTAATCCGGAAGACAAACCCGTGATCGACCGTGCCATGGCCTGGCTGCGCAAGGAGCAGGAGGCCGATGGAAGCTGGTTCGGCCGCTGGGGCACCAACTATATCTACGGCACATGGTCCGTATTGTGCGCCATGAATGTTGCCGGCATGCCGCATGATGACCCCGCCATCCGGCGCGCGGTCAATTTTTTGGTGGCAACACAGCGCGAGGATGGCGGCTGGGGCGAGGATGAGGAAACCTATGACCCAGCCTCAGGCGCGCAGCCCGGTCGTTACAAGGAAAGCACCCCCAGCCAGACCGCCTGGGCGCTGATTGGTCTCATGGCCGCCGGGGAAGCCGAACATGAGGCGACACGGCGCGGCATTGCCTATTTGCAGGCCACACAGAAGCCGGATGGGGAATGGGATGAAGCGGCCTATACGGCGGTTGGCTTCCCGCGGGTCTTCTACCTGAAATATCACGGTTACAGACAGTTTTTCCCGTTGATGGCACTGTCCCGGTATAAAAATCTCCGTAGCAGCAATATGAAAAAAGTTTCGTTCGGATTCTGA